The Mycolicibacterium doricum genome includes a region encoding these proteins:
- a CDS encoding TetR/AcrR family transcriptional regulator, whose product MTGSRADKQRDVLMGALKVFARDGFSRASIESIAAEAGVSTRTIYNHYADKAELFHTVIVASADRTARHQIDIVRRRLGTVTDIDAALVGFGTVWARPDPDTALHFALVRQVRADIDHIPIETIEAWQRTGPRQVKAEIAQHLRRWSDLGLIAIPTGRQAAELAAAQLIALTAGVADRPGEPLGDAALLRVVKSGVRVFLAAHPPPP is encoded by the coding sequence GTGACCGGGTCCCGGGCAGACAAGCAACGAGACGTGCTCATGGGAGCGCTCAAAGTGTTCGCCCGCGACGGCTTCTCACGCGCGAGCATCGAATCCATCGCTGCGGAAGCGGGGGTGTCGACACGGACGATCTACAACCACTACGCGGACAAGGCGGAGCTGTTTCACACCGTCATCGTTGCCAGTGCCGACCGCACAGCGCGTCACCAGATCGACATCGTCCGCCGCCGACTCGGCACCGTGACCGACATCGACGCAGCGCTCGTCGGCTTTGGGACAGTGTGGGCCAGACCCGACCCCGACACCGCACTGCATTTCGCGTTGGTGCGGCAAGTGCGGGCAGATATCGACCACATTCCGATCGAGACCATCGAGGCATGGCAGCGGACCGGTCCACGCCAGGTGAAGGCTGAAATCGCTCAACATTTGCGGCGTTGGAGCGATTTGGGCCTCATCGCCATTCCGACGGGCCGACAGGCCGCAGAGTTGGCGGCCGCCCAACTTATCGCCCTCACCGCCGGGGTGGCCGACCGCCCCGGCGAGCCGCTTGGCGATGCCGCGCTCCTACGCGTCGTGAAATCAGGCGTACGGGTGTTCCTGGCCGCTCATCCGCCGCCTCCTTGA
- a CDS encoding DUF4440 domain-containing protein: MTARLHEDDGSATAAPVTVLVEFAVDGTLEETQSLALRVAGAIKETISGRAGFESAALMVSTDGRRMVNVAQWASEDAWRAATDDSDGRHAPTDRAADRDWLSRRSDDEPVAKLLSEGGATLDRVAVFRQVVAVDRRSAWPAPASTSTDVKRPVLHRDDAEAHAAVQHLVSRLQDGLDTADADVYDETFAADVLWGTPRGEVVDGVDVLLPIHRRLMAAQTAPASTFELVSWRSPAPGVAVAQIRRRADAGAQFSEVAVYTLVRHDQRWWVSAAQNTPVLDEDAGARPNR, encoded by the coding sequence GTGACGGCAAGGCTTCACGAGGACGACGGGTCCGCAACGGCGGCTCCAGTGACGGTGCTGGTGGAGTTCGCCGTTGACGGAACCCTCGAAGAGACGCAGAGCCTGGCGCTCCGTGTGGCCGGTGCAATCAAGGAGACGATCAGTGGGCGAGCGGGATTCGAGTCGGCAGCACTGATGGTCAGCACCGATGGACGGCGCATGGTCAATGTCGCACAGTGGGCGTCGGAAGACGCGTGGCGCGCGGCGACCGACGACTCCGACGGCCGGCATGCGCCAACGGACCGCGCTGCCGATCGCGACTGGTTGTCCCGACGCAGTGACGACGAACCGGTGGCGAAACTGCTGAGCGAAGGTGGAGCCACACTCGACCGCGTGGCGGTGTTCCGCCAGGTTGTCGCGGTTGATCGGCGCTCCGCTTGGCCTGCTCCGGCATCGACGTCAACCGACGTCAAACGGCCTGTCCTGCATCGAGACGACGCCGAAGCCCATGCGGCCGTGCAACATCTCGTCAGCCGGCTTCAGGACGGGCTCGACACTGCCGACGCCGATGTCTACGACGAGACCTTCGCAGCCGACGTCCTGTGGGGCACACCGCGGGGCGAGGTCGTCGATGGGGTCGACGTGCTGCTACCCATCCATCGACGGTTGATGGCCGCACAGACTGCGCCAGCGTCGACGTTCGAGCTGGTGTCGTGGCGAAGTCCGGCCCCGGGAGTCGCTGTCGCCCAGATTCGGCGGCGAGCGGATGCAGGTGCGCAATTCTCCGAGGTCGCGGTTTATACCCTCGTACGCCACGACCAAAGATGGTGGGTGAGCGCCGCCCAGAACACCCCGGTCCTCGACGAGGACGCCGGGGCGCGTCCCAACCGGTGA
- a CDS encoding NADPH-dependent FMN reductase: protein MHADMEPVALRLGVITASTRPNRRGPMVADWVVRQAEAKLAHRAVTVVALDVKDFDLPLLDEPVPAAIGGYIHEHTKRWAQTIAALDGFVIVTPEYNHSMPASLKNAIDFLFAEWNDKAVGFVGYGIDGGTRAVEHARLAMAEVKVAAVRSQVALGLFTDFAIDDPSKPGQFNPGRHREDVLGRMLDELVDWAGALKTLRPGNEA, encoded by the coding sequence ATGCATGCCGACATGGAGCCAGTTGCCTTGCGTCTAGGAGTCATCACCGCCAGCACTCGGCCCAACCGACGTGGACCGATGGTCGCGGACTGGGTCGTCCGACAGGCTGAAGCGAAGCTCGCGCATCGTGCAGTTACCGTGGTTGCACTGGACGTCAAGGACTTCGATCTGCCGCTGCTCGACGAACCAGTTCCTGCCGCCATCGGCGGCTACATACATGAGCACACCAAACGGTGGGCGCAGACGATCGCCGCCCTAGACGGCTTCGTCATCGTCACCCCGGAATACAACCACTCCATGCCCGCCTCGCTGAAGAACGCGATCGACTTCCTGTTCGCAGAGTGGAACGATAAGGCCGTCGGCTTCGTCGGGTACGGCATCGATGGCGGCACGCGCGCAGTCGAACACGCGCGCCTCGCCATGGCCGAGGTCAAAGTGGCGGCGGTTCGCAGCCAAGTGGCACTCGGTCTGTTCACTGATTTCGCCATCGACGATCCCTCCAAGCCCGGACAATTCAACCCGGGACGTCATCGGGAGGACGTACTGGGACGCATGCTCGACGAACTAGTCGACTGGGCCGGCGCACTGAAGACGTTGCGGCCAGGCAACGAAGCTTAG
- a CDS encoding heavy metal translocating P-type ATPase: MTNRDDHAVATSHISRHADHHSHGEHPAPHPGTDYHGHESHTGHGGHGGDHVAQFRNLFWINLIIAIPVVAFSTMFAMLLGYDVPDFPGARWIAPLLGTVMYVVGGRPFLTGALSEIRSRKPGMMLLIGLAITVAFFASWGASLGLLHHELEFWWELALLIVIMLLGHWVEMRSLAQTTSALDSLAALLPDEAEKIDGDRTITVSPADLHVGDLVVVRPGGSIPADGRIVDGRADMDESMVTGESRPVARGVGDSVTAGTVATDSGLRVEITATGDDTALAGIQRLVTEAQNSSSRAQRLADRAAGWLFWFALITAGMTAAAWSIVGDPDASVVRAITVLVIACPHALGLAIPLVVSIATERAARGGVLIKDRLALEGMRTVDAVLFDKTGTLTKGEPTVTAVETTGDDDGDTVLALAAAAETDSEHPLARAIVKAAEERGLTVPRASGFASSPAVGVTAAVDGHEIRVGGPRLLEELGAREVPAASAWRGEGAIILHVIRDGAVLGGLRLADEIRPESREAVDALHKLGVEVVMITGDAEAVATAVGKELGIDRVFAGVRPEDKASKVAALQYESKNVAMVGDGVNDAPALAQADVGIAIGAGTDVAIASAGVILASSDPRSVLSVIELSRASYRKMKQNLWWGAGYNLISVPLAAGVLAPIGILLPMSVGAILMSLSTIVVALNAQLLRRLDLTPEASTRAVLDR, encoded by the coding sequence ATGACAAACCGCGATGACCACGCCGTAGCAACATCCCACATCAGTCGGCACGCCGACCACCACAGCCACGGCGAACACCCTGCACCCCACCCCGGGACCGACTACCACGGCCATGAAAGTCACACCGGCCACGGCGGCCATGGGGGCGACCACGTGGCCCAATTCCGCAACCTGTTCTGGATCAACCTCATCATCGCCATACCGGTCGTCGCGTTCTCAACCATGTTCGCGATGCTGCTCGGCTACGACGTCCCCGACTTCCCCGGCGCCCGCTGGATTGCGCCCCTGCTGGGGACGGTGATGTACGTCGTCGGCGGCCGCCCCTTCCTCACCGGCGCGCTGAGCGAAATCCGTTCTCGCAAACCAGGAATGATGCTGTTGATCGGACTGGCGATCACCGTCGCCTTCTTCGCATCATGGGGCGCGAGCCTGGGCCTGCTCCACCACGAGCTTGAATTCTGGTGGGAACTCGCCCTTCTCATCGTCATCATGCTGCTCGGCCACTGGGTCGAAATGCGCTCGCTGGCGCAGACAACCTCCGCGCTGGACTCACTGGCTGCGCTGCTCCCCGACGAAGCCGAGAAGATCGACGGCGACCGCACCATCACCGTGTCGCCGGCAGACCTGCACGTCGGCGATCTCGTCGTGGTCCGACCCGGCGGCAGCATCCCCGCCGACGGCAGGATCGTCGACGGACGCGCCGACATGGACGAGTCGATGGTGACCGGCGAATCCAGGCCCGTCGCCCGCGGTGTCGGCGACTCCGTCACCGCCGGCACCGTCGCCACCGATTCCGGACTTCGGGTCGAGATCACCGCCACCGGCGACGACACCGCCCTGGCGGGCATCCAACGCCTGGTCACCGAAGCGCAGAACTCGTCCTCGCGTGCCCAGCGGCTCGCCGACCGGGCCGCAGGCTGGCTGTTCTGGTTCGCCTTGATCACCGCTGGCATGACCGCGGCGGCATGGTCGATCGTCGGCGACCCCGACGCCTCGGTCGTGCGAGCGATCACCGTGCTCGTCATCGCCTGCCCCCACGCCCTTGGCCTGGCGATACCTCTGGTCGTGTCCATCGCCACCGAACGCGCCGCCCGAGGCGGTGTCTTGATCAAAGACCGGCTGGCCCTGGAAGGCATGCGTACCGTCGACGCCGTGCTCTTCGACAAGACCGGCACCCTGACCAAAGGCGAACCCACCGTGACCGCCGTCGAGACCACCGGAGACGACGACGGCGACACCGTGCTCGCGCTGGCCGCCGCCGCCGAAACCGACAGTGAACACCCCCTGGCGCGGGCCATCGTGAAAGCCGCCGAGGAGCGGGGTCTGACCGTGCCCCGCGCCAGCGGCTTCGCGTCCTCTCCCGCCGTCGGTGTGACCGCGGCTGTCGACGGGCACGAGATCCGAGTGGGTGGCCCGCGTCTCCTAGAAGAACTCGGCGCACGAGAAGTCCCCGCCGCCAGCGCGTGGCGCGGCGAAGGCGCCATCATCTTGCACGTCATCCGCGACGGCGCAGTGCTCGGGGGCCTGCGCCTGGCCGACGAGATCCGCCCGGAATCCCGCGAAGCCGTCGATGCGCTGCACAAGCTCGGCGTCGAAGTCGTCATGATCACCGGCGACGCTGAAGCCGTCGCCACAGCGGTAGGCAAGGAACTCGGTATCGACCGGGTGTTCGCCGGGGTGCGCCCAGAAGACAAAGCGTCGAAAGTCGCTGCGCTGCAATACGAGAGTAAGAACGTCGCCATGGTCGGCGATGGAGTCAACGACGCCCCTGCGTTGGCGCAGGCCGATGTCGGCATCGCCATCGGCGCCGGCACCGACGTCGCCATCGCCTCCGCCGGTGTCATCCTGGCCAGTTCCGACCCACGCTCTGTGCTGTCGGTGATCGAACTGTCCCGCGCCAGCTACCGCAAGATGAAGCAGAACCTCTGGTGGGGCGCCGGCTACAACCTCATCTCGGTCCCGTTGGCCGCCGGTGTCTTGGCGCCCATCGGCATCCTCCTGCCCATGTCGGTCGGCGCCATTCTCATGTCACTATCGACGATCGTCGTAGCGCTCAACGCGCAACTGTTGCGCCGTCTCGACCTGACGCCCGAGGCGAGCACCCGCGCCGTCCTTGATCGCTGA
- the ltrA gene encoding group II intron reverse transcriptase/maturase: MGKLDTGTVNGPEDEISDWDAVDWRRVEDDVRRLRQRIFTATQAGDHKRVRNLQKLMLGSRANALLSVRRVTELNAGRKTAGVDGRVVLAGWEKAEMATWLQRDTATWRPRPVKRVFIPKSNGKRRGLGIPVIADRALQALTVNALEPEWEARFESRSYGFRPGRSCQDAMQAIFVTARGATCKRVWALDADLAAAFDRIDHAHLLAQLGSFPARGMIAAWLRAGVIDQGRLAPTEEGSPQGGVISPLLMNVALHGMEQAAGVRYIRTGTNAGTARPGSPVLIRYADDLLALCHSREQAEQVKARLTEWLRPRGLVFNEDKTRIVHLNDGVDFLGFNIRRYRGKLLIKPSKAAVKRIRARLTAEMRALRGHNAQMVLIRLNPIIRGWSAYYRHCVSARVFNALDNHVWKLTDKWARFTHPHKGRRWIVSRYFGALNRSRRDRWVFGDRDSGAYLVKFAWTAITRHTLVKGWASPDDPALADYWAARRRRGRPPLDRTRSWLIGKQRGRCPLCGQLLLHAEVEPRHPDEWEQWITATAKAIRRQAIVVDSGSESLGYTAFRLIHTHCRGRHPDRIGVHQHSAVSTEEPSGLLEPVAWKAGTAGS, from the coding sequence ATGGGCAAGTTGGACACCGGGACGGTGAACGGACCTGAGGACGAGATCAGCGACTGGGACGCCGTGGACTGGCGCCGGGTCGAAGACGACGTACGGAGGCTGCGGCAACGAATCTTCACGGCGACGCAGGCGGGGGACCACAAGCGGGTCCGCAATCTGCAGAAACTGATGCTTGGTTCCCGCGCGAACGCTCTGCTGAGTGTGCGGCGGGTCACCGAGCTCAACGCTGGCCGCAAGACGGCCGGGGTCGACGGCAGGGTCGTGCTCGCAGGATGGGAAAAGGCCGAGATGGCCACCTGGCTGCAGCGCGACACCGCCACATGGCGGCCCCGACCGGTCAAGCGGGTGTTCATTCCGAAGAGCAACGGAAAACGGCGCGGCCTCGGGATTCCCGTGATTGCCGATCGGGCGCTGCAAGCGCTCACGGTCAACGCGTTAGAACCCGAATGGGAGGCCCGGTTTGAGTCCCGATCGTATGGGTTTCGGCCGGGCCGTAGCTGTCAGGACGCGATGCAGGCGATCTTCGTGACCGCTCGCGGCGCAACCTGCAAACGCGTGTGGGCGCTCGACGCCGACCTGGCCGCTGCGTTCGACCGCATCGATCATGCCCATCTTCTCGCGCAGCTCGGCTCGTTTCCCGCCAGGGGAATGATCGCGGCTTGGCTACGCGCGGGGGTGATCGATCAAGGTCGGCTCGCGCCGACCGAGGAAGGCAGCCCACAAGGCGGGGTGATCAGCCCGTTGCTGATGAACGTTGCCCTGCACGGAATGGAACAGGCCGCCGGAGTCCGCTACATCCGCACCGGCACCAACGCCGGCACGGCGCGGCCGGGCTCCCCAGTTTTGATCAGGTACGCCGATGACCTGCTAGCCCTGTGCCACTCGCGGGAACAGGCCGAACAGGTCAAGGCGCGGCTCACGGAATGGCTGCGACCTCGGGGTCTGGTCTTCAACGAGGACAAGACCCGTATCGTGCACCTCAATGACGGGGTGGACTTTCTGGGGTTCAACATTCGCCGCTACCGCGGCAAGCTGCTGATCAAACCGAGCAAGGCGGCCGTGAAACGGATCCGGGCACGGCTGACCGCCGAGATGCGGGCACTGCGGGGCCATAACGCCCAGATGGTGCTCATCCGGCTCAACCCGATCATTCGGGGGTGGTCGGCCTACTACCGGCACTGTGTGTCGGCCCGGGTGTTCAACGCGCTGGACAATCATGTGTGGAAGCTCACCGATAAGTGGGCCAGATTCACCCATCCGCACAAGGGACGACGTTGGATCGTGTCCCGCTACTTCGGTGCGTTGAACCGTTCTCGGCGCGACCGCTGGGTATTCGGTGACCGCGACAGCGGCGCCTACCTGGTCAAATTCGCCTGGACGGCGATCACCCGGCACACCCTGGTCAAGGGCTGGGCGTCCCCGGACGATCCCGCCCTGGCCGACTACTGGGCGGCCCGGCGCCGCCGCGGGAGACCCCCGCTGGACCGGACCCGGTCGTGGTTAATCGGCAAGCAGCGCGGGCGTTGTCCGCTCTGCGGTCAGCTGCTGCTGCACGCTGAGGTCGAGCCGCGACACCCCGACGAGTGGGAGCAGTGGATCACTGCTACCGCCAAGGCGATCCGCCGTCAGGCGATCGTCGTCGACTCGGGGTCAGAGTCATTGGGTTACACCGCGTTCCGTCTCATCCACACACACTGCCGAGGCCGTCACCCAGACCGCATCGGCGTGCACCAGCACTCTGCCGTCTCGACTGAGGAGCCTTCGGGCTTGCTTGAGCCGGTTGCCTGGAAAGCGGGCACGGCCGGTTCTTAG
- a CDS encoding GNAT family N-acetyltransferase, translating to MNHARQRVDSHQAGRSRGRPFTQVATHGDMICGHVTTGRCRDDDLRGDGEIWAIYVDPPRWCCGIGHRLIDAWLCATPQSGP from the coding sequence ATGAACCATGCCCGTCAACGAGTCGATTCGCATCAGGCAGGCCGTAGCCGAGGACGCCCCTTCACCCAGGTCGCTACCCACGGCGACATGATCTGCGGTCACGTCACCACGGGTCGCTGCCGAGACGATGACCTGCGAGGCGATGGGGAGATCTGGGCAATCTACGTCGACCCGCCCAGGTGGTGCTGCGGGATCGGACACCGCCTCATTGACGCCTGGCTGTGCGCAACTCCGCAGTCGGGGCCATGA
- a CDS encoding helix-turn-helix transcriptional regulator: protein MKASRLLHLLLILQSRQRVTTTELAERLEVSRRTILRDVEALSTAGVPVYAERGRNGGIVLLASARLNASHLDPGEMEALSVAGLNDELLNQMGLAAAHETAARKIAAREAAAPGTRTVIRLAELVVVDSGAWLAGPGTNVDVAELAWALRRRCRLRIEYRRSAEALPSSRVVDPYGLVAKSGRWYLVADVEATGRLFALDRLSDYELLDAPAALRHGQTLRTVWAALKERTESPGRVSVTVRLRASRLDLARRILGARIHAVSQAEDGWSTVIVRYPDVESVRQLLQFGDHIQVLVPEIARERIRQLAVDLAERHSPQPQELRPTRHGFNQYP from the coding sequence ATGAAGGCATCGAGGCTGCTGCACCTACTGCTGATCCTGCAAAGCCGCCAGCGAGTGACCACCACCGAGCTCGCCGAGCGTCTGGAGGTGTCCCGGCGGACGATCCTGCGCGACGTCGAGGCCCTCTCGACAGCAGGCGTTCCGGTCTACGCCGAGCGAGGGCGCAACGGCGGGATCGTCCTGCTCGCCAGCGCACGGCTGAATGCCTCCCACCTGGACCCCGGTGAGATGGAGGCGCTATCCGTTGCGGGCTTGAATGACGAACTGCTCAACCAAATGGGACTCGCGGCGGCACACGAGACGGCCGCGCGCAAGATCGCCGCCCGCGAGGCTGCAGCGCCCGGGACGCGGACCGTGATCCGACTGGCTGAGCTGGTCGTCGTGGACAGCGGTGCATGGCTCGCCGGACCGGGCACGAACGTTGACGTCGCGGAGCTTGCATGGGCGCTTCGTCGGCGATGTCGGCTGCGGATCGAGTACCGACGCAGCGCGGAGGCACTGCCATCGTCCCGCGTCGTCGATCCATACGGACTTGTCGCGAAGTCGGGCCGCTGGTACCTCGTTGCCGACGTCGAAGCCACCGGCCGCCTGTTCGCCCTCGACCGGCTCTCGGACTACGAATTGCTCGACGCGCCGGCCGCCCTGCGCCACGGTCAGACCCTCCGCACTGTGTGGGCCGCCCTCAAGGAGCGTACTGAGTCGCCGGGGCGGGTCAGCGTGACCGTCCGACTCCGCGCGAGCCGACTCGACCTCGCGCGCCGCATCCTGGGTGCCCGCATCCACGCGGTCTCACAGGCGGAGGACGGCTGGTCCACGGTCATCGTTCGTTACCCGGACGTCGAGTCAGTACGCCAGCTGCTCCAGTTCGGCGACCACATCCAGGTACTCGTCCCCGAGATCGCCCGCGAACGCATCCGTCAGCTCGCCGTCGATCTTGCCGAGAGGCACTCGCCACAGCCGCAGGAGCTGCGACCGACCCGCCACGGATTCAACCAATATCCCTGA
- a CDS encoding VOC family protein, whose amino-acid sequence MSAPNLFLIYVSDAEAATAFYSDLFEIEPTFTSPRYVAFDVAPGVLFALWTGRNEHAVSSTPRTSELGLMVPGTACTVDEAFARWSAKGVDVVEEPHDDVFGRTFVITDPDGNLIRVCPVD is encoded by the coding sequence ATGTCCGCACCGAATCTGTTCCTCATCTACGTCAGCGACGCCGAGGCCGCCACCGCCTTCTACAGCGACCTGTTCGAGATCGAACCGACCTTCACCAGCCCCCGCTACGTCGCGTTCGACGTTGCCCCAGGCGTCCTGTTTGCACTGTGGACCGGCCGTAACGAGCACGCCGTCTCGAGCACCCCTCGCACGAGCGAACTCGGGCTGATGGTGCCCGGCACGGCGTGCACCGTCGACGAGGCCTTCGCACGTTGGTCGGCAAAGGGAGTCGATGTGGTGGAAGAGCCGCACGACGACGTCTTCGGCCGCACCTTCGTGATCACGGACCCCGACGGCAACCTCATCCGCGTCTGCCCTGTGGACTGA
- a CDS encoding TetR/AcrR family transcriptional regulator: MDRSVRGTVLAAALAIVEEEGPAGLSVRRLAADAGTSTMSVYTHFGSIAAVVAAVIERGFMTLAEQLTAAGTSDDPLADIFTLALAYLEFARQHPQLYATMFQYTSTEWTPNRRQSPVEAGSPTTSTAGTAAFSTFSSMLGRLTNDNKETGFGLAVLGAQCWSAVHGVAMLRLVGHLGDDDVAQSLLIALAVGNGADRAAAQRAFTKATKRHIDHA; this comes from the coding sequence ATGGATCGTTCCGTCCGGGGCACAGTCCTCGCCGCGGCTCTGGCAATCGTCGAGGAGGAAGGCCCCGCCGGGCTGTCTGTCCGTCGGCTCGCTGCCGACGCCGGCACGTCGACGATGAGCGTCTACACGCATTTCGGAAGCATCGCGGCGGTCGTCGCAGCGGTGATTGAACGCGGATTCATGACGCTGGCCGAACAACTCACGGCGGCCGGTACATCCGACGATCCGCTGGCGGACATATTCACCTTGGCCCTGGCGTATCTGGAGTTCGCGCGGCAACATCCCCAGCTCTACGCGACGATGTTCCAGTACACGTCCACCGAATGGACACCCAACCGACGGCAAAGCCCGGTCGAAGCCGGGAGTCCAACGACGTCGACCGCGGGCACGGCCGCATTCTCGACCTTCTCATCGATGCTCGGCCGACTCACCAATGACAACAAGGAGACCGGATTCGGGCTCGCCGTTCTCGGAGCGCAGTGCTGGAGCGCAGTTCACGGCGTGGCAATGCTGCGCCTAGTGGGCCACCTCGGAGATGACGACGTCGCGCAATCGCTGCTCATCGCATTGGCGGTCGGCAACGGTGCCGATCGTGCCGCCGCGCAGCGCGCATTCACGAAAGCGACGAAACGTCACATCGACCACGCATGA
- a CDS encoding carotenoid oxygenase family protein, translated as MDTSFLAERYTPVRTEVTEFDLEVQGTIPDWLDGRYVRNGPNPIAQVSPATYNWFTGDGMVHGVRIIGGRALWYRNRWVDSEVTSAGLGRRAPAERGRSALHGPSANTNVIGFAGRTLALVEGGLACAELSDDLDTIDVCDFGGTVSSGYSAHPVVDPLTGDMHAVSYHIGRGKTLRYSVIGGDGRLREKADVRVGGSPMVHAFSLTRDYAVVYDLPVTFDAASAAAASVPPPMRALAAAALNAVVGRVRIPHMVMNLFPNTAAGTFPYRWDPTYRPRVGLLPRAGGDIHWLDVDPCYVFHPVNAVSADRRVTVDLVVHDRVFDTDRTGPSEGRPRLERWHLDTSAGQFRREQLAEEHVEFPRYDERFTTARTHDCWLVGGTDDLAGEHHLFRAHADHGIVTRRDFGPCSAVGEFVFHPSSPAAPEGEGVVMGFVTDLAEEQTKLCLLDAQTLEDVATMTIPQRVPAGFHGNWLPSTT; from the coding sequence GTGGACACGAGTTTTCTCGCCGAGCGCTACACCCCAGTGCGCACCGAGGTCACCGAGTTTGACCTCGAGGTCCAGGGCACGATTCCCGACTGGCTCGACGGGCGTTATGTACGCAACGGGCCCAATCCCATAGCCCAGGTTTCACCCGCCACCTACAACTGGTTCACCGGTGATGGCATGGTTCACGGCGTGCGGATCATCGGCGGTCGTGCACTGTGGTACCGCAACCGCTGGGTCGACTCGGAAGTGACGTCCGCGGGGCTCGGCCGTCGTGCACCTGCCGAGCGCGGGCGATCCGCTTTACACGGGCCGTCGGCGAACACCAATGTCATCGGCTTCGCCGGTCGGACCCTTGCGCTCGTCGAGGGCGGGCTCGCGTGCGCGGAGCTCTCCGATGACCTCGACACGATCGATGTGTGCGATTTTGGAGGGACTGTAAGCAGCGGGTATTCGGCCCATCCCGTCGTTGACCCGCTGACCGGTGATATGCATGCCGTTTCCTACCACATCGGACGCGGAAAGACTCTGCGCTACAGCGTGATCGGGGGCGACGGCCGGCTCAGGGAGAAGGCCGATGTGCGTGTCGGCGGCAGCCCGATGGTGCATGCGTTCTCGCTGACCCGCGACTATGCGGTCGTCTATGACCTCCCGGTCACGTTCGACGCGGCGAGCGCTGCGGCAGCCAGCGTGCCGCCACCGATGCGCGCACTCGCCGCCGCGGCGCTGAACGCGGTGGTCGGCCGCGTTCGGATACCGCACATGGTGATGAACCTGTTTCCCAACACCGCCGCCGGCACCTTCCCATATCGGTGGGATCCCACGTATCGTCCCAGGGTCGGCCTCCTACCCCGCGCGGGCGGAGACATCCACTGGCTGGATGTGGACCCGTGCTACGTCTTTCATCCCGTCAACGCGGTTAGCGCTGACCGCCGGGTGACAGTCGATCTCGTCGTCCACGATCGTGTATTCGACACCGACCGCACCGGCCCATCGGAAGGGCGTCCCCGCCTCGAGCGTTGGCACCTTGACACCAGCGCTGGGCAGTTCCGGCGAGAGCAGCTCGCCGAGGAACACGTCGAATTTCCCCGCTACGACGAGCGCTTCACCACCGCACGCACGCACGACTGCTGGCTGGTCGGAGGCACCGACGATCTAGCGGGCGAACACCACCTGTTCCGTGCCCACGCAGACCACGGCATCGTGACGCGACGCGACTTCGGCCCGTGCTCGGCGGTTGGAGAATTCGTCTTCCATCCGTCATCGCCAGCCGCGCCCGAGGGTGAAGGCGTTGTGATGGGATTCGTCACCGATCTGGCCGAGGAACAAACCAAGCTGTGCCTCCTCGACGCGCAGACCCTCGAAGATGTAGCGACCATGACCATTCCGCAGCGCGTCCCCGCGGGCTTCCACGGCAACTGGCTGCCCTCCACCACATGA